A genomic stretch from Silurus meridionalis isolate SWU-2019-XX chromosome 1, ASM1480568v1, whole genome shotgun sequence includes:
- the mars1 gene encoding methionine--tRNA ligase, cytoplasmic isoform X2: MKLFVSEGNPQCVKVLAALEHTGVKCDLQLLGHEEKVVSFLSRPVLPAVLLPSGQQLFSANAICQYLFEVGGKEITDTSRQLLEWEATELQPVLLQALHVAVLQGKSSEAGTLLKVTLSWLEQFLSGKSTQFLTAETVEVADIVLWSALYPILSDSDLNAGELHLVRGWFKRVSQLPACTKAVQAILPGKALSALKNFLQKQPALHTQRRENLPSETEEAEHVMTEEEIEVAGQTFSGGLAESRVTVERKHPVLPKEGKRNVLVTSALPYVNNVPHLGNIIGCVLSADVFSRYGRLRGWNLLYVCGTDEYGTATENKALEEGLTPQQICDKYFAIHDAIYKWFQIDFDYFGRTTTQQQTEISQNIFFRLLERGFLQEDTVEQLRCEHCQRFLADRFVEGVCPHCKYPEARGDQCDKCGRLINAVELKDPLCKVCGKTPVIRTSKHLFLNLPKLEGELEKWLEQSFSTGDWTANAKQITRSWLRDGLKPRCITRDLKWGTPVPLEEYRDKVFYVWFDAPIGYLSITANYTSDWEKWWKNPQQVELYNFMAKDNVPFHSVVFPCSLLGAQDNYTLVNNLIATEYLNYEDTKFSKSRGVGVFGDMAKDTGIPSDVWRFYLTYVRPEGQDSSFSWADLALKNNSELLNNLGNFINRAGMFVSKFFNGCVPEIVLQDEDKRIIAQVAWELKQYIQLLDKVRIRDALKCVLNVSRHGNQYIQINEPWKKIKGGDEDRKRAGTVTSVSVNVACLLSAMLEPYMPTVSQTIRTQLQAPDNCASAMLGAEGYFLRSLPTGHRIGTVSPLFQKLDSEQIEILRKKFGGQQPEEETPYGKGSK, translated from the exons ATGAAGCTGTTTGTGAGTGAAGGCAACCCGCAGTGTGTGAAAGTGCTAGCAGCGCTCGAGCACACTGGAGTGAAATGTGACTTGCAGCTTCTCGGCCACGAGG AAAAGGTGGTGTCCTTCCTAAGTCGCCCGGTCCTGCCTGCTGTGCTGTTACCCAGCGGCCAGCAGCTTTTCAGTGCGAATGCCATCTGCCA ATATCTGTTCGAGGTTGGTGGGAAAGAGATCACTGATACTAGCAGGCAGTTATTGGAATGGGAAGCGACTGAATTGCAG cCCGTGCTGCTTCAGGCACTTCATGTGGCAGTGCTCCAGGGGAAGAGCAGTGAGGCCGGCACACTGCTGAAGGTGACTCTGAGCTGGCTGGAGCAGTTTCTCAGTGGAAAATCCACACAGTTCCTAACTGCA gAGACAGTGGAAGTGGCGGACATTGTCTTGTGGTCAGCATTGTACCCCATTCTGTCTGACTCTGATCTGAATGCAG GTGAGCTGCATTTGGTTCGAGGTTGGTTTAAGCGTGTAAGCCAGCTCCCCGCATGCACCAAAGCAGTGCAGGCGATTCTGCCAGGCAAAGCGCTTAGTGCTCTGAAGAATTTCCTTCAAAAGCAgccagctttacacacacagcgAAGGGAAAACCTACCCAGTGAG ACCGAAGAGGCTGAGCATGTGATGACCGAAGAGGAGATTGAGGTAGCTGGTCAGACCTTTAGCGGAGGCCTGGCAGAGAGCCGTGTTACCGTAGAAAGGAAACACCCTGT ATTACCCAAGGAAGGGAAGCGTAATGTGCTGGTCACCAGTGCACTGCCGTATGTCAACAACGTGCCTCACCTCGGCAACATTATCGGTTGCGTGCTCAGCGCTGATGTATTCTCCAG ATATGGCCGTTTGCGTGGCTGGAACTTGCTGTATGTGTGCGGGACAGATGAGTACGGCACTGCAACAGAGAACAAGGCTCTCGAGGAAGGTCTAACACCTCAACAAATATGCGACAAATACTTTGCCATCCACGATGCCATCTACAAGTGGTTCCAGATCGACTTTGACTATTTTGGCCGCACCACAACTCAACAACAGACAGA GATTTCACAGAACATCTTCTTCCGTTTGCTCGAGCGGGGCTTTCTGCAAGAGGACACGGTGGAGCAGCTGCGCTGTGAGCACTGCCAGCGCTTCCTTGCGGACCGCTTTGTTGAGGGTGTGTGTCCTCACTGCAAATACCCCGAAGCCAGAGGGGACCAGTGTGACAAATGCGGCCGACTCATTAATgcggtggagctgaag GATCCTCTGTGTAAGGTGTGCGGAAAGACTCCTGTGATTCGCACGTCTAAGCATCTGTTTCTCAACCTGCCCAAG CTGGAAGGCGAGTTAGAGAAATGGCTGGAGCAGTCTTTCAGTACTGGTGACTGGACAGCGAATGCTAAGCAAATCACACGCTCATGGTTAAGGGATGGTCTGAAGCCACGCTGCATCACACGAGACCTGAAGTGGGGGACACCTGTACCACTCGAAGAATATAGGGACAAG gtgtTTTATGTCTGGTTTGATGCCCCCATCGGCTACCTCTCCATTACAGCCAACTACACCAGTGATTGGGAGAAGTGGTGGAAGAACCCACAACAG GTGGAGCTGTACAACTTCATGGCAAAAGACAACGTTCCATTCCACAGCGTAGTTTTCCCCTGCTCTCTGCTCGGAGCACAGGACAACTACACTCTCGTCAACAATCTCATCGCTACAG AATATTTGAACTATGAGGACACAAAGTTCTCTAAGAGCCGTGGTGTGGGAGTGTTTGGAGACATGGCTAAAGACACAGGCATTCCATCCGACGTTTGGCGTTTCTACCTCACCTACGTGAGACCCGAGGGCCAGGACTCGTCTTTCTCCTGGGCCGACCTGGCACTGAAGAACAATTCCGAACTGCTCAATAACCTGGGCAATTTTATCAACAG GGCGGGCATGTTTGTGAGTAAGTTCTTTAATGGCTGTGTGCCGGAGATCGTTCTGCAGGATGAAGACAAGCGTATCATTGCTCAGGTGGCCTGGGAGCTCAAGCAGTACATCCAGTTGCTGGACAAAGTCAG GATTCGTGATGCCCTGAAATGCGTTCTGAACGTCTCTCGTCATGGCAACCAGTATATTCAGATAAATGAACCCTGGAAGAAGATCAAAGGAGGAGATGAGGACAG GAAACGTGCAGGCACTGTAACTAGTGTGTCGGTGAATGTGGCGTGTCTCTTGTCGGCCATGTTGGAGCCGTACATGCCCACAGTCAGTCAGACCATCCGTACCCAGCTGCAAGCTCCAGATAATTGTGCCAGTGCCATGCTGGGTGCTGAGGGATATTTCCTCCGCAGCCTCCCAACCGGCCACCGGATCGGAACG GTCAGTCCTTTGTTCCAGAAGCTGGATTctgagcaaattgagatactgAGGAAGAAATTTGGAGGACAACAG cCAGAGGAGGAGACCCCCTACGGCAAAG GGTCCAAGTAA
- the mars1 gene encoding methionine--tRNA ligase, cytoplasmic isoform X1 — translation MKLFVSEGNPQCVKVLAALEHTGVKCDLQLLGHEEKVVSFLSRPVLPAVLLPSGQQLFSANAICQYLFEVGGKEITDTSRQLLEWEATELQPVLLQALHVAVLQGKSSEAGTLLKVTLSWLEQFLSGKSTQFLTAETVEVADIVLWSALYPILSDSDLNAGELHLVRGWFKRVSQLPACTKAVQAILPGKALSALKNFLQKQPALHTQRRENLPSETEEAEHVMTEEEIEVAGQTFSGGLAESRVTVERKHPVLPKEGKRNVLVTSALPYVNNVPHLGNIIGCVLSADVFSRYGRLRGWNLLYVCGTDEYGTATENKALEEGLTPQQICDKYFAIHDAIYKWFQIDFDYFGRTTTQQQTEISQNIFFRLLERGFLQEDTVEQLRCEHCQRFLADRFVEGVCPHCKYPEARGDQCDKCGRLINAVELKDPLCKVCGKTPVIRTSKHLFLNLPKLEGELEKWLEQSFSTGDWTANAKQITRSWLRDGLKPRCITRDLKWGTPVPLEEYRDKVFYVWFDAPIGYLSITANYTSDWEKWWKNPQQVELYNFMAKDNVPFHSVVFPCSLLGAQDNYTLVNNLIATEYLNYEDTKFSKSRGVGVFGDMAKDTGIPSDVWRFYLTYVRPEGQDSSFSWADLALKNNSELLNNLGNFINRAGMFVSKFFNGCVPEIVLQDEDKRIIAQVAWELKQYIQLLDKVRIRDALKCVLNVSRHGNQYIQINEPWKKIKGGDEDRKRAGTVTSVSVNVACLLSAMLEPYMPTVSQTIRTQLQAPDNCASAMLGAEGYFLRSLPTGHRIGTVSPLFQKLDSEQIEILRKKFGGQQGPSKKSSTTETKPPTAAEHIANQRKK, via the exons ATGAAGCTGTTTGTGAGTGAAGGCAACCCGCAGTGTGTGAAAGTGCTAGCAGCGCTCGAGCACACTGGAGTGAAATGTGACTTGCAGCTTCTCGGCCACGAGG AAAAGGTGGTGTCCTTCCTAAGTCGCCCGGTCCTGCCTGCTGTGCTGTTACCCAGCGGCCAGCAGCTTTTCAGTGCGAATGCCATCTGCCA ATATCTGTTCGAGGTTGGTGGGAAAGAGATCACTGATACTAGCAGGCAGTTATTGGAATGGGAAGCGACTGAATTGCAG cCCGTGCTGCTTCAGGCACTTCATGTGGCAGTGCTCCAGGGGAAGAGCAGTGAGGCCGGCACACTGCTGAAGGTGACTCTGAGCTGGCTGGAGCAGTTTCTCAGTGGAAAATCCACACAGTTCCTAACTGCA gAGACAGTGGAAGTGGCGGACATTGTCTTGTGGTCAGCATTGTACCCCATTCTGTCTGACTCTGATCTGAATGCAG GTGAGCTGCATTTGGTTCGAGGTTGGTTTAAGCGTGTAAGCCAGCTCCCCGCATGCACCAAAGCAGTGCAGGCGATTCTGCCAGGCAAAGCGCTTAGTGCTCTGAAGAATTTCCTTCAAAAGCAgccagctttacacacacagcgAAGGGAAAACCTACCCAGTGAG ACCGAAGAGGCTGAGCATGTGATGACCGAAGAGGAGATTGAGGTAGCTGGTCAGACCTTTAGCGGAGGCCTGGCAGAGAGCCGTGTTACCGTAGAAAGGAAACACCCTGT ATTACCCAAGGAAGGGAAGCGTAATGTGCTGGTCACCAGTGCACTGCCGTATGTCAACAACGTGCCTCACCTCGGCAACATTATCGGTTGCGTGCTCAGCGCTGATGTATTCTCCAG ATATGGCCGTTTGCGTGGCTGGAACTTGCTGTATGTGTGCGGGACAGATGAGTACGGCACTGCAACAGAGAACAAGGCTCTCGAGGAAGGTCTAACACCTCAACAAATATGCGACAAATACTTTGCCATCCACGATGCCATCTACAAGTGGTTCCAGATCGACTTTGACTATTTTGGCCGCACCACAACTCAACAACAGACAGA GATTTCACAGAACATCTTCTTCCGTTTGCTCGAGCGGGGCTTTCTGCAAGAGGACACGGTGGAGCAGCTGCGCTGTGAGCACTGCCAGCGCTTCCTTGCGGACCGCTTTGTTGAGGGTGTGTGTCCTCACTGCAAATACCCCGAAGCCAGAGGGGACCAGTGTGACAAATGCGGCCGACTCATTAATgcggtggagctgaag GATCCTCTGTGTAAGGTGTGCGGAAAGACTCCTGTGATTCGCACGTCTAAGCATCTGTTTCTCAACCTGCCCAAG CTGGAAGGCGAGTTAGAGAAATGGCTGGAGCAGTCTTTCAGTACTGGTGACTGGACAGCGAATGCTAAGCAAATCACACGCTCATGGTTAAGGGATGGTCTGAAGCCACGCTGCATCACACGAGACCTGAAGTGGGGGACACCTGTACCACTCGAAGAATATAGGGACAAG gtgtTTTATGTCTGGTTTGATGCCCCCATCGGCTACCTCTCCATTACAGCCAACTACACCAGTGATTGGGAGAAGTGGTGGAAGAACCCACAACAG GTGGAGCTGTACAACTTCATGGCAAAAGACAACGTTCCATTCCACAGCGTAGTTTTCCCCTGCTCTCTGCTCGGAGCACAGGACAACTACACTCTCGTCAACAATCTCATCGCTACAG AATATTTGAACTATGAGGACACAAAGTTCTCTAAGAGCCGTGGTGTGGGAGTGTTTGGAGACATGGCTAAAGACACAGGCATTCCATCCGACGTTTGGCGTTTCTACCTCACCTACGTGAGACCCGAGGGCCAGGACTCGTCTTTCTCCTGGGCCGACCTGGCACTGAAGAACAATTCCGAACTGCTCAATAACCTGGGCAATTTTATCAACAG GGCGGGCATGTTTGTGAGTAAGTTCTTTAATGGCTGTGTGCCGGAGATCGTTCTGCAGGATGAAGACAAGCGTATCATTGCTCAGGTGGCCTGGGAGCTCAAGCAGTACATCCAGTTGCTGGACAAAGTCAG GATTCGTGATGCCCTGAAATGCGTTCTGAACGTCTCTCGTCATGGCAACCAGTATATTCAGATAAATGAACCCTGGAAGAAGATCAAAGGAGGAGATGAGGACAG GAAACGTGCAGGCACTGTAACTAGTGTGTCGGTGAATGTGGCGTGTCTCTTGTCGGCCATGTTGGAGCCGTACATGCCCACAGTCAGTCAGACCATCCGTACCCAGCTGCAAGCTCCAGATAATTGTGCCAGTGCCATGCTGGGTGCTGAGGGATATTTCCTCCGCAGCCTCCCAACCGGCCACCGGATCGGAACG GTCAGTCCTTTGTTCCAGAAGCTGGATTctgagcaaattgagatactgAGGAAGAAATTTGGAGGACAACAG GGTCCAAGTAAAAAGAGCAGCACAACGGAGACCAAACCTCCTACTGCCGCAGAACATATTGCAAAT CAAAGAAAGAAGTGA
- the ddit3 gene encoding DNA damage-inducible transcript 3 protein isoform X2: MQVGPSTHAPRPAPRSVTPKATAAVSALVPSMLRPPSSFLCSKEPEFLDVLESCSLTWLTEGQVWGEGVQRVMEDPSPPPLLLSQPPAQEEQRGARETASSSAGDLLPPEFFELLSEGGVGLVETGAVMVTTGYHHHHPPNPPPASPSVSEEELPTVPSSSPSCSSSSSSSQSPSLNCSPSSSPPLSPPPAPASSRLGKRKKGSALSSPFSGKKSRKEREQENERKVQELTDQNERLKAEIERLGEEVQRTRRALIERLVNTRK, from the exons ATGCAGGTGGGGCCAAGCACACACGCCCCCCGCCCTGCGCCGAGGTCAGTCACGCCGAAAGCAACGGCTGCCGTCTCTGCTCTCGTACCTTCAATGTTACGCCCTCCCTCCTCCTTTCTGTGCTCT AAAGAGCCGGAGTTTCTGGATGTCTTGGAGAGCTGCTCACTCACCTGGCTGACGGAGGGGCAGGTGTGGGGGGAGGGGGTGCAGCGTGTGATGGAGGATCCTTCACCACCTCCGCTGCTCCTCAGCCAGCCACCGGCACAAGAGGAGCAGCGTGGTGCACGAGAGACGGCGAGCTCTAGTGCAGGAGACCTTCTGCCCCCCGAGTTCTTCGAGTTGCTGAGCGAAGGGGGAGTCGGCCTGGTGGAAACCGGGGCGGTTATGGTCACCACCggctaccaccaccatcacccccCGAACCCTCCGCCTGCCTCCCCATCCGTCAGTGAGGAAGAGCTGCCCACCGTCCCATCTTCGTCCCCATCctgctcttcatcctcttcatcctcgcagTCGCCTTCCCTCAACTGTTCACCTTCGTCCTCCCCTCCTCTTTCCCCTCCACCGGCACCTGCTTCCTCACGCTTGGGCAAGAGGAAGAAAGGGAGTGCACTTTCTTCACCTTTCTCAGGAAAGAAGAGCAGAAAGGAGCGGGAGCAGGAAAACGAGAGGAAGGTGCAGGAGCTGACCGACCAGAACGAGAGGCTTAAAGCTGAGATTGAGCGACTTGGCGAAGAGGTTCAGCGGACACGCCGTGCGCTAATCGAGAGGCTTGTCAACACCAGGAAGTGA
- the ddit3 gene encoding DNA damage-inducible transcript 3 protein isoform X1, whose translation MTAEWMYPPGVAPLCGAELEAWYEDLQDILGSDAGGAKHTRPPPCAEKEPEFLDVLESCSLTWLTEGQVWGEGVQRVMEDPSPPPLLLSQPPAQEEQRGARETASSSAGDLLPPEFFELLSEGGVGLVETGAVMVTTGYHHHHPPNPPPASPSVSEEELPTVPSSSPSCSSSSSSSQSPSLNCSPSSSPPLSPPPAPASSRLGKRKKGSALSSPFSGKKSRKEREQENERKVQELTDQNERLKAEIERLGEEVQRTRRALIERLVNTRK comes from the exons ATGACTGCGGAGTGGATGTACCCCCCCGGCGTGGCACCGCTGTGTGGTGCAGAGTTGGAGGCGTGGTATGAAGACTTGCAAGATATATTGGGATCCGATGCAGGTGGGGCCAAGCACACACGCCCCCCGCCCTGCGCCGAG AAAGAGCCGGAGTTTCTGGATGTCTTGGAGAGCTGCTCACTCACCTGGCTGACGGAGGGGCAGGTGTGGGGGGAGGGGGTGCAGCGTGTGATGGAGGATCCTTCACCACCTCCGCTGCTCCTCAGCCAGCCACCGGCACAAGAGGAGCAGCGTGGTGCACGAGAGACGGCGAGCTCTAGTGCAGGAGACCTTCTGCCCCCCGAGTTCTTCGAGTTGCTGAGCGAAGGGGGAGTCGGCCTGGTGGAAACCGGGGCGGTTATGGTCACCACCggctaccaccaccatcacccccCGAACCCTCCGCCTGCCTCCCCATCCGTCAGTGAGGAAGAGCTGCCCACCGTCCCATCTTCGTCCCCATCctgctcttcatcctcttcatcctcgcagTCGCCTTCCCTCAACTGTTCACCTTCGTCCTCCCCTCCTCTTTCCCCTCCACCGGCACCTGCTTCCTCACGCTTGGGCAAGAGGAAGAAAGGGAGTGCACTTTCTTCACCTTTCTCAGGAAAGAAGAGCAGAAAGGAGCGGGAGCAGGAAAACGAGAGGAAGGTGCAGGAGCTGACCGACCAGAACGAGAGGCTTAAAGCTGAGATTGAGCGACTTGGCGAAGAGGTTCAGCGGACACGCCGTGCGCTAATCGAGAGGCTTGTCAACACCAGGAAGTGA